A genomic segment from Anabas testudineus chromosome 6, fAnaTes1.2, whole genome shotgun sequence encodes:
- the ckap5 gene encoding cytoskeleton-associated protein 5 isoform X1 yields the protein MGDDSEWMKLPIDQKCEHKVWKARLNGYEEALKLFQRIEDEKSPEWGKYLGLIKKFVTESNAVAQLKGLEAALAYIENAHVAGKTTAEVVSGVVTKVFNQPKARAKELGTDICLMYIEIEKAEVVQDELLKGLDNKNPKIVVACIETLRKALSEFGSKIVTLKPVVKVLPKQFESREKAVRDEAKLLAIEIYKWIRDALRPPLQNINSVQLKELEEEWVKLPSSPPKQSRFLRSQQDLKAKFEQHQAQGEQSEGEDEVETAAAVDPYELLEAVEVLSKMPKDFYEKIEAKKWQERKEALEAVDALTKNPKLENGDYGDLVRALKKVVGKDANVMLVSMAAKCLAGLASGLRKKFGTYAGQVVPTILEKFKEKKPQVVQALQEAIDAIFLTTTLQNLSEDILGVMDNKNPSIKQQASLFLARSFRHCTQATLPKSILKPFCAALIKQVNDSAPEVRDAAFEALGTAMKVVGEKAVNPFLADLDKLKLDKIKECADKVELPGGRKGGGGGGGSVGDKKPATKAPPPAEAPPKSSAPPKKTQTAAASKPSAGPPKKGKPLSAAGGKTKKTSDSKEVTESELSAEVCEDLAAGVLPASCLQQLDSANWKERLASMEEFQRAVETMDKAVMPCQALVRMLAKKPGWKETNFQVMQMKLHIVALIAQRGQFSKTSASMVLDGLVDKIGDVKCGSNAKEGLTAIGEACSLPWTAEQVVSTAFSQKNPKNQAETLNWLANAMKEFGFAGINVKAFINNVKTALGATNPAVRTSAISLLGVMYLYMGAPLRMFFEDEKPALLSQIDAEFEKMQGQSPPAPIRSIKKAAVEEEGDEAEEQDEDGRGHDIMDLLPRTDISDKITSDLVSKIGDKNWKIRKEGLDETASIVSEAKFITVNLGELPLALKGRLSDSNKILVQQTLTILQQLATAMGPGLKQHVKALGIPVITVLGDSKPNVRAAAMTTLQSWVEQTGMKEWLEGEDLSEELKRENPFLRQEVLGWLAEKLPTMRTVPGDLMLCIPQLYACLEDRNGDVRKKAQDALPTFMMHLGYDKMNKATGKLKPASKDQVVAMLEKARAVMPAKPAAPAVKAGGGKGPAEPSRSASASRSQPASDDVDIKTEAKKVRGGVAAKKPPSPPEEPIPPPPSKDKDNNTSKKPPSKGKAAAGSQQGAAAKKPPAKGPKDDEDKSGPIFILIPNAKEQRIKEEKQLKILKWNFITPRDEYVEQLKTQMSTCFAKWLQDELFHFDFQRHVKAIGVMIERLESESEATISCLDLILKWFTLRFFDTNTTVLMKVLEYLKLLFAMLNRENYHLTEYEANSFVPYLILKVGESKDVVRKDVRAILTMLCKVYPASKVFPFLMDGTKSKNSKQRAECLEELGCLIEGYGMNVCQPTPAKSLKEIAVHIGDRDTSVRNAALNTVVAVYNVCGDQVYKLIGNLSEKDMSMLEERIKRSAKKTPAAPAAKQSVPERSQREHPTNPNATFLRKPAQEDPNKLNQARQNTQHSESSHPSIPKEFQLDLDMIEMDQSRVCELPDLVQHKLDELLEPIMIPEPKIRSVSPHFDDLHNSTASTINFVISQVASGDINTSIQALAQIDEVLRQEDKAEVMSGHIDQFLIATFMQLRLIYSTHMADDRLDKKDIIKLYSCIIGNMLSLFSMESLAREASMGVLKDLMHGLITLMLDGRVEDIEEGQQLIRSVNLLVIRVLEKSDQTNMISALLVLLQDSLVTTAGPPMSSELVMKCLWRMIRFLPETINSINLDRILLDVHNFMKVFPKEKLKQLKSDVPHRTLKTLLHTLCKLTGAKILDHLSMIENRNESELEAHLRRVIKHSGNLSGLKSDRGNEKIGLRTEDRMSKAKVSDILSEIFKKIGSKENTKEGLTELYEYKQKYSDADLEPFLKNTSQFFQSYVERGLRMIESEREGKARIQTSAVIPQHGVDSSLSSNEELKPAVYYERLKILRQRQGLENTSRQGVGGSEDEPQQRPPISSLLTSKPSVASSTDMLHSKLSQLKESRELYQQEHNAHSHSPTHAHTRSASPAANLDDLKKRLERIKSNRQ from the exons ATGGGGGACGATAGTGAGTGGATGAAGCTTCCCATCGACCAGAAATGTGAACACAAG gtgTGGAAAGCCCGTCTAAATGGCTACGAGGAAGCCCTGAAGTTGTTTCAGAGGATAGAAGATGAGAAGAGTCCAGAATGGGGGAAGTACCTAGGACTGATAAAGAAGTTTGTCACTGAATCTAATGCTGTGGCTCAGCTTAAAGGCCTGGAGGCTGCCCTGGCCTACATTGAGAATGCTCATGTAGCTGGCAA GACGACGGCTGAGGTGGTTTCAGGTGTGGTGACCAAAGTGTTCAACCAGCCAAAGGCCCGGGCTAAAGAACTGGGCACCGACATCTGCCTGATGTACATCGAAATAGAGAAGGCTGAGGTGGTTCAGGATGAGCTGCTGAAAGGTCTGGACAACAAGAACCCCAAGATAGTGGTGGCCTGCATCGAGACGCTCAGGAAGGCTCTCAG TGAGTTTGGATCGAAGATAGTGACACTGAAGCCAGTAGTAAAGGTTTTACCCAAACAGTTTGAGTCCAGAGAGAAGGCGGTAAGAGACGAAGCCAAGTTGCTTGCTATAGAGATCTACAAATGGATCCGGGATGCCCTGAGACCCCCGCTGCAGAACATTAACTCTGTGCAG ctgaaggagctggaggaggagtgGGTTAAGCTGCCTTCCTCCCCTCCCAAGCAAAGCAGGTTCCTGCGCTCCCAGCAGGACCTGAAGGCTAAGTTTGAACAGCACCAGGCACAAGGAGAACAGTCTGAAG GAGAAGATGAGGTGGAAACGGCTGCAGCAGTGGATCCCTATGAGCTGCTGGAAGCTGTGGAGGTTTTGTCCAAGATGCCCAAAGACTTTTATGAGAAAATA GAAGCTAAGAAATGGCAGGAAAGGAAAGAGGCCCTGGAAGCTGTGGATGCTCTGACCAAGAACCCTAAATTAGAAAATGGAGACTATGGTGACCTTGTCAGAGCCCTGAAGAAG GTGGTGGGGAAAGATGCCAATGTGATGCTGGTGTCAATGGCAGCTAAATGTCTGGCTGGACTGGCCTCTGGTCTCAGGAAGAAATTTGGAACATATGCTGGACAG GTGGTTCCAACCATTCTGGAGAAGTTCAAGGAGAAGAAACCTCAGGTTGTGCAGGCCCTGCAGGAAGCTATTGATGCCATCTTTCTCACT accACTCTCCAGAACCTTTCAGAGGATATCCTGGGTGTGATGGACAATAAGAACCCCTCCATTAAGCAGCAGGCCTCTCTGTTTCTGGCCCGCTCCTTTAGACACTGCACACAGGCCACGCTACCCAAGAGCATCTTGAAACCTTTCTGTGCTGCTCTTATTAAG CAAGTGAACGACTCTGCTCCAGAGGTGCGTGATGCTGCCTTTGAAGCTTTGGGTACCGCCATGAAAGTGGTGGGAGAGAAAGCTGTGAACCCTTTTCTTGCTGACTTGGATAAACTTAAACTGGATAAG ATAAAGGAGTGTGCTGATAAAGTTGAGCTTCCTGGTggaagaaagggaggaggaggaggtggtggcaGTGTGGGCGACAAGAAGCCTGCAACTAAAGCCCCTCCACCTGCTGAAGCTCCACCAAAGTCATCTGCTCCACCCAAGAAGACCCAAACTGCTGCTGCCAGCAAG CCTTCAGCAGGTCCTCCTAAGAAAGGCAAGCCATTGTCAGCAGCTGGTGGAAAAACCAAGAAGACCTCTGACAGTAAAGAAGTCACAGAAAGTGAActgtct GCTGAGGTGTGTGAGGACCTGGCAGCTGGTGTCCTTCCTGCCTCTTGTCTGCAGCAACTGGACTCAGCCAACTGGAAGGAGAGACTGGCTAGTATGGAGGAGTTCCAGAGG GCAGTTGAGACCATGGATAAGGCAGTGATGCCCTGCCAGGCCTTAGTCAGGATGCTGGCAAAGAAACCAGGCTGGAAGGAGACAAACTTCCAG GTGATGCAGATGAAGCTTCACATTGTGGCTCTTATTGCTCAGAGAGGACAGTTTTCAAAGACATCAGCCTCTATGGTTTTGGATGGCTTGGTGGATAAAATTGGAGACGTCAAGTGTGGCAGCAACGCCAAAGAGGGACTGACTGCTATTGGAGAGGCCTGCTCACTGCCGTGGACTGCAGAACAG GTTGTGTCTACGGCGTTTTCACAGAAGAATCCCAAGAACCAGGCAGAGACTCTGAACTGGCTGGCTAATGCAATGAAGGAGTTTGGCTTTGCTGG TATAAATGTGAAGGCTTTCATCAACAATGTGAAGACGGCCCTGGGAGCAACTAACCCTGCAGTTCGGACATCAGCCATCTCACTGCTGGGAGTCATGTACCTCTACATGGGAGCTCCTCTGCGCATGTTCTTTGAAGATGAGAAGCCAGCTCTCCTTTCACAGATAGATGCTGAGTTTGAGAAG ATGCAGGGCCAGTCTCCACCAGCTCCAATCAGATCCATCAAGAAGGCAGCAGTGGAGGAAGAAGGTGATGAAGCAGAAGAGCAGGATGAAGATGGAAGGGGACATGACATTATGGACTTACTGCCCAGAACAGACATCAG TGACAAGATCACGTCTGATCTTGTATCCAAAATTGGGGATAAGAACTGGAAGATCAGGAAGGAGGGTCTGGACGAGACTGCATCCATTGTCTCAGAGGCCAAGTTCATCACAGTCAACCTTGGAGAGCTGCCTCTGGCCCTAAAAGGGCGACTTAGTGATTCCAACAAAATCCTG GTCCAGCAGACCTTGACaatcctgcagcagctggctACAGCCATGGGACCTGGGCTCAAACAGCATGTAAAAGCACTGGGGATCCCTGTTATCACTGTACTAGGAGACAGCAAG CCTAATGTAAGGGCAGCTGCCATGACCACTCTGCAGTCCTGGGTGGAGCAGACTGGAATGAAGGAATGGTTGGAGGGGGAGGATCTgtcagaggagctgaagagagAGAATCCGTTCCTGCGACAGGAG GTGCTTGGCTGGTTAGCAGAGAAGCTGCCCACCATGAGGACGGTACCTGGGGATCTGATGCTGTGCATTCCCCAGCTCTACGCCTGCTTGGAGGACAGAAATGGAGATGTGAGAAAGAAAGCTCAGGACGCCCTTCCCACATTCATGATGCACCTGGGCTACGACAAAATGAACAAGGCTACTGGGAAACTCAAA CCTGCGTCTAAGGATCAGGTGGTAGCCATGTTGGAAAAGGCCAGAGCAGTAATGCCAGCTAAGCCTGCTGCACCAGCAGTCaaagctggaggaggaaaaggcCCCGCAGAGCCAAGTAGATCTGCTTCAG CCTCTAGGTCTCAGCCAGCTAGTGATGATGTTGACATTAAAACCGAAGCCAAGAAAGTCAGAGGAGGAGTTGCTGCTAAGAAG CCTCCCTCCCCTCCTGAGGAACCcatccctccccctccctccaaGGACAAGGACAATAATACTAGTAAAAAGCCCCCCAGCAAAGGGAAGGCTGCTGCTGGCAGTCAACAG GGTGCAGCTGCTAAGAAGCCTCCAGCCAAAGGCCCGAAGGATGATGAAGATAAGTCTGGACCAATCTTCATCCTCATCCCCAATGCCAAGGAGCAGAGGatcaaagaagaaaagcaacTAAAG ATTTTGAAGTGGAACTTCATTACTCCCCGAGATGAATATGTGGAGCAGCTGAAAACCCAGATGTCCACCTGCTTTGCCAAGTGGTTGCAGGATGAgctctttcactttgacttCCAGAGACACGTCAAGGCCATAGGAGTCATGATTGAG AGGCtggagagtgagagtgaagccACCATTAGCTGTTTGGACCTCATTCTAAAATGGTTCACCTTGCGCTTCTTTGACACCAACACCACTGTGCTGATGAAGGTGCTGGAGTATCTAAAGCTGTTGTTTGCAATGCTGAACAGAGAGAACTATCACCTGACTGAGTATGAAGCCAATTCCTTCGTCCCCTACCTCATACTCAAG gTTGGAGAGTCAAAGGATGTAGTCCGCAAGGATGTGCGGGCTATACTGACCATGCTGTGTAAGGTTTACCCTGCGTCAAAGGTCTTCCCTTTCCTGATGGATGGAACAAAGTCCAAGAACTCCAAACAGAGAGCTG AGTGTCTGGAGGAGTTGGGTTGTTTGATAGAGGGCTATGGGATGAATGTATGCCAGCCAACTCCAGCTAAGTCTCTGAAGGAGATTGCCGTTCACATCGGTGACAGAGACACATCTGTCCGCAATGCCGCCCTCAACACAGTGGTGGCTGTCTACAATGTCTGTGGTGACCAAGTCTACAAACTAATAGGAAAT TTGTCAGAGAAAGACATGAGCATGTTAGAGGAGAGAATCAAGCGTTCAGCCAAGAAgactcctgctgctcctgctgctaaGCAGAGTGTGCCAGAGAGGTCTCAGAGAGAGCACCCAACTAACCCCAATGCCACCTTCCTCCGCAAGCCTGCACAGGAAGACCCCAACAAACTCAA CCAAGCTCGCCAGAACACCCAGCACAGCGAGTCTTCCCACCCCTCCATCCCCAAGGAGTTCCAGTTAGACCTGGACATGATCGAGATGGACCAGAGTCGAGTGTGTGAGCTGCCCGACCTAGTCCAGCACAAACTTGACGAACTGCTGGAGCCCATTATGATTCCTGAACCCAA GATACGTTCTGTGTCTCCTCATTTTGATGACCTCCACAACAGCACAGCCTCCACCATCAACTTTGTGATCTCTCAGGTGGCTAGTGGTGACATTAACACCAGCATACAGGCACTGGCACAG ATTGATGAGGTGCTGCGGCAGGAGGACAAAGCAGAAGTCATGTCAGGACACATCGATCAGTTCCTCATCGCTACCTTCATGCAGCTCAGGCTCATCTACAGCACACACATGGCTGATGACCGGCTGGACAAGAAAGACATCATCAAACTGTACAGCTGCATCATAGGAAATATGCTGTCT TTGTTCTCTATGGAGTCCCTGGCCAGAGAGGCGTCTATGGGTGTGCTGAAAGACCTGATGCATGGTCTGATAACACTGATGCTTGATGGCAGAGTGGAAGACATAGAAGAGGGACAGCAGCTAATCAGATCAGTGAACCTGCTTGTAATCAGAGTCCTGGAGAAGTCTGATCAGACAAACATGATTAG TgctctgctggttctgcttcAGGACAGTTTAGTCACCACAGCCGGTCCCCCCATGTCTTCTGAACTGGTCATGAAG tgtctgtGGAGGATGATCCGCTTCCTTCCAGAGACCATCAACAGCATCAACCTGGATCGAATCCTACTAGATGTCCACAACTTCATGAAAGTTTTCCCcaaagagaaactgaagcagctcaaGAGCGACGTCCCACACAGAACCCTGAAAACTCTGTTACACACACTCTGCAAGCTCACAGGGGCCAAG ATCCTGGACCACTTATCAATGATAGAAAATCGTAACGAGTCAGAGTTGGAGGCACATCTCAGGCGGGTGATCAAACACTCTGGAAACCTGTCAGGGCTCAAGAGCGACCGAGGCAACGAGAAGATTGGTCTCCGTACG GAGGATCGAATGTCGAAGGCAAAGGTCAGTGACATCCTGTCAGAAATCTTCAAGAAGATCGGCTCTAAGGAGAACACTAAAGAG GGCTTGACGGAGTTGTATGAATACAAACAGAAGTACTCTGATGCAGACCTTGAGCCCTTCCTCAAGAACACGTCCCAGTTCTTCCAGAGCTATGTGGAACGAGGCCTCCGCATGATCGAGTCTGAGAGGGAGGGCAAGGCTCGAATCCAGACCTCAGCAG TGATCCCTCAGCACGGTGTGGACTCCAGTCTGAGCAGCAATGAAGAGTTGAAACCAGCTGTTTACTATGAGAGACTCAAGATCTTGAGACAGAGACAAGGCCTGGAAAACACATCCAGG CAGGGCGTCGGCGGAAGCGAGGACGAGCCCCAGCAGCGGCCTCCTATCTCATCACTGCTGACCTCGAAGCCGTCTGTGGCGTCGTCCACCGACATGCTCCACAGTAAGCTGTCTCAGCTCAAGGAGTCCAGAGAGCTGTACCAGCAGGAACACAATGCACACTCTCATTCCCCAACACACGCGCACACCCGCTCGGCCTCGCCCGCGGCCAATCTGGACGACCTGAAGAAACGTCTGGAGAGGATCAAGAGCAACCGGCAGTGA